One segment of Engraulis encrasicolus isolate BLACKSEA-1 chromosome 7, IST_EnEncr_1.0, whole genome shotgun sequence DNA contains the following:
- the fgfr4 gene encoding fibroblast growth factor receptor 4, with translation MSQRQSQRQRLTVLTLLLCVALNCTWARAIAADKTQTKEHRAHRPPLVPGFPENTTAVVGADVKLVCKVHKPASTRIQWLKRIGHDLDADGQPYMHMLTSLQGNVSKVNVLPLYNVSLESAGEYACRAETSSGQHTQSAWLQVYPGKASRGIKCNCSFSISPDDSEDQADDVSKHVLVEPGDVLKLRCESGPWGSVLWYKDGTRVQHTARIRIHAGVMEISGITYSDSGVYLCMLRGSRETIRNFTIIVADPLGSGDDDDEDNGLDDVLTESENDQVYFHRGPYWTHTQRMEKKLHAVPAGNTVKFRCPATGSPLPTIRWLKNGREFRGEHRIGGIKLRHQHWSLVMESVVPSDRGNYTCVVQNKFGSIMHSYLLDVLERSPHRPILQAGLPANTTAMVGGDAQFLCKVYSDAQPHIQWLKHIEKNGSRYGPDGMPYVQVLKTGSLNMSEVEVLYLTNISLEDAGEYTCLAGNSIGFSYQSAWLTVLSEEEVAVDLEKMETKYTDIIIYASGALALVMAAIIVALCRMQVHPSREPFDALPVQKLSKFPLRRQYSVESNSSGKSSASLMRVARLSSSCSPMLAGVIEFELPYDPDWEFPRENLTLGKPLGEGCFGQVVRADAYSINKDSPEQVSTVAVKMLKDDATDKDLADLISEMELMKGMGKHKNIINLLGVCTQDGPLYVLVEYASKGSLREYLRARRPPGMDYTFDVTKVPEEQLTFKDLLSCAYQVARGMEYLASNRCIHRDLAARNVLVTEDNVMKIADFGLARGVHQIDYYKKTTNGRLPVKWMAPEALFDRVYTHQSDVWSFGVLMWEIFTLGGSPYPGIPVEELFKLLKEGHRMDKPSNCTHELYMKMRECWHAVPTQRPTFKQLVEELDRLLLSISDEYLDLSTPFEQYSPSCEDTSSSCSSDNDSVFTHDAVSTDPCLLGYHNIRSRRDL, from the exons ATGAGCCAGCGCCAGAGCCAGCGCCAGCGCCTCACAGTCCTCACACTCCTGCTCTGCGTGGCGCTGAACTGCACCTGGGCCAGAGCCATCGCAGCAGACAAGACGCAAACCAAAG AGCACAGAGCACATCGTCCACCTCTCGTCCCAGGCTTTCCGGAAAACACCACCGCGGTCGTGGGCGCCGATGTGAAGCTTGTGTGTAAGGTTCATAAGCCGGCCTCCACGAGGATACAGTGGCTGAAGAGGATCGGCCATGATCTGGACGCTGATGGCCAACCCTACATGCACATGTTGACG TCCCTGCAGGGGAACGTGTCCAAGGTGAACGTCCTGCCTCTGTACAACGTATCGCTGGAGAGCGCTGGAGAGTACGCATGCAGGGCGGAGACATCCTCTGGCCAGCACACACAGTCAGCCTGGCTGCAGGTCTACCCAGGTAAGGCATctagaggga ttaaatgtaattgttctttttctatttctccagATGATTCTGAGGACCAGGCTGATGACGTGTCCAAGCACGTCCTGGTGGAGCCGGGTGACGTCCTGAAGTTGCGGTGTGAGTCGGGTCCGTGGGGCTCGGTGCTGTGGTACAAGGATGGTACCCGCGTGCAGCACACTGCTCGCATCCGCATCCACGCCGGCGTCATGGAGATCTCGGGCATCACTTACAGCGACTCGGGAGTGTACCTGTGCATGCTGCGAGGGTCACGGGAGACCATACGCAACTTCACCATCATCGTCGCAG ACCCTCTTGGAtctggtgatgatgacgatgaggacAACGGCTTGGATGACGTGCTAACGGAGTCTGAAAATGACCAGGTCTACTTCCACAGAG gGCCGTACTGGACTCATACCCAGCGTATGGAGAAGAAGCTGCATGCGGTGCCAGCAGGCAACACGGTGAAGTTCCGCTGCCCTGCCACCGGCAGCCCCCTGCCCACCATCCGCTGGCTGAAGAACGGCCGCGAGTTCAGGGGCGAGCATCGCATCGGAGGCATCAAG CTGCGGCATCAGCACTGGAGCCTGGTGATGGAGAGCGTGGTGCCGTCCGACAGGGGAAACTACACCTGCGTGGTGCAGAACAAGTTCGGCTCCATCATGCACAGTTACCTGCTGGATGTGCTTG AGCGCTCCCCACATCGGCCCATCCTGCAGGCAGGTCTGCCGGCCAACACCACGGCCATGGTGGGAGGAGACGCCCAGTTCCTGTGCAAGGTGTACAGCGACGCCCAGCCACACATCCAGTGGCTCAAGCACATCGAGAAGAACGGCAGCCGCTATGGGCCCGACGGGATGCCATACGTTCAAGTCCTGAAg ACGGGTAGTTTGAACATGTCGGAGGTGGAGGTGTTGTACCTGACCAACATCTCCCTGGAGGATGCAGGGGAGTACACCTGCCTGGCCGGCAACTCCATCGGCTTCTCCTACCAGTCAGCCTGGCTCACCGTCCTCTCTG AGGAAGAGGTTGCGGTGGATCTGGAGAAGATGGAGACCAAGTATACGGACATCATCATCTATGCTTCGGGGGCGCTGGCTCTGGTAATGGCCGCCATCATCGTGGCGCTGTGCCGCATGCAAGTGCACCCCAGCAGAGAACCCTTCGACGCCTTGCCCGTCCAGAAGCTCTCCAAGTTCCCGCTACGCAGACAG TATTCGGTGGAGTCCAACTCGTCTGGGAAGAGCAGTGCCTCTCTCATGAGGGTGGCGCGTCTCTCCTCCAGCTGCTCTCCCATGCTGGCCGGAGTCATCGAGTTCGAACTGCCCTACGACCCTGACTGGGAGTTTCCCAGAGAGAA CTTGACGTTGGGGAAGCCGCTGGGTGAGGGCTGCTTTGGGCAGGTGGTGAGGGCAGACGCCTACAGCATCAACAAGGACAGCCCAGAACAAGTCTCCACTGTGGCCGTCAAGATGCTCAAGG ATGATGCCACGGATAAGGATCTGGCGGACCTGATCTCGGAGATGGAGCTGATGAAGGGGATGGGGAAACACAAGAACATCATCAACCTCTTAGGAGTCTGCACACAAGATG gtCCTCTGTATGTCCTGGTGGAGTATGCCTCCAAGGGCAGCTTGAGGGAGTACCTGCGAGCTCGTCGTCCTCCTGGTATGGACTACACCTTCGACGTGACCAAAGTGCCCGAGGAGCAGTTGACCTTCAAGGACCTGTTGTCCTGTGCCTACCAGGTGGCCCGCGGCATGGAGTACCTGGCCTCCAACAGA TGCATCCACAGAGACCTGGCCGCCAGGAACGTATTGGTGACCGAAGACAACGTCATGAAGATTGCAGACTTCGGCCTGGCTCGCGGCGTACACCAAATAGACTACTACAAGAAAACAACAAAT GGACGCCTGCCAGTGAAATGGATGGCACCAGAGGCCCTGTTTGACCGCGTCTACACACACCAGAGTGACGT CTGGTCGTTCGGGGTTCTGATGTGGGAGATCTTCACCCTGGGCGGCTCCCCGTATCCCGGCATCCCCGTGGAGGAGCTCTTCAAGCTGCTGAAGGAGGGACACCGCATGGACAAGCCCTCCAACTGCACACATGAACT GTACATGAAGATGAGAGAGTGCTGGCACGCCGTACCCACGCAGAGACCCACCTTCAAACAGCTGGTCGAGGAGCTGGACAGACTGCTACTGTCCATTTCAGATGAG TACTTGGACTTGTCGACTCCCTTTGAACAGTACTCCCCATCATGTGAAGACACATCCAGCTCTTGCTCATCGGACAACGACTCTGTTTTTACCCACGATGCTGTTTCCACGGACCCCTGTCTCCTTGGCTACCACAACATTCGATCTCGGCGAGACCTATAG